The DNA sequence ACCTTGGTAGGACTTCAACAACAGGAAAATACCCTGGAAGATGTTTTTCAGAACTTAACTAAATAAAATATTATAATAGTCCATAGCTGATTCGAGTAAATGTTCACCTTGTTAAATACTGTAAACCAGTATTTTATATGAAGATTGCGTACTCACTTTATTTTCAAAAGTGTTTCGGTTTTACGCCTAAACACCCAATTAAATAGTTTTTAAATTCATCAATAACTGATCACCAGCAAACAACTTTGACTAAAATCACTGCGGAGTATTGATTTTAGTGAACTGATTGGTAATTAACCCAAGTTGCAGTATGTAAACTGTAAAAACTTAACTTCCAGCTATTTACATATTTCAGGTGCGAATATAGCTGGCACTTGAAGCTTGTCGCTTGTACCTCGCAACTTCAATTAATTAAGACATTATGCTAACAATTTTCAAAAAAGAATTCAACAGTTTTTTAAGTTCACTGATCGCCTACATTGTCATCATTGTATTTCTTACGGGCATCGGCCTGTTTATGTGGGTGTTTCCTTCTACCAATGTGCTTGATTATGGCTACGCCGACCTGGAAAGCCTCTTTTCGCTGGCGCCCTATGTGTTTATGTTTTTGATTCCGGCGATTACCATGCGCACCTTTGCCGAAGAAAAAAAGACCGGAACAATGGAGTTGCTCTTTACCCGCCCCCTCACCGACTGGGATATTTTGCTGGGCAAATACCTGGCTAGTCTGGCATTGGTCATCTTTGCTTTGCTGCCTACACTGATCTACTTTTTTTCGGTGTATTGTTTGGGCAACCCAGTGGGTAATATAGACATATCGGGCACAATGGGCTCTTATTTTGGGCTGATACTACTAGGTGCAGTATTTACCTCTATTGGTTTGTTTGCCTCGGTGCTCACCGAAAGCCAAATTGTCTCTTTTATCATTGCCCTTTTTCTTTGTTTTCTTTTTCACGAAGGTTTCGGTTACCTTGCCAATGTACGCGACACAAGCGACTTTTCGTACTACATTGTTCAGTGGGGGATCAGTTATCATTACGAAACCATCCGCAAAGGTTTGATAGACTCACGTAACCTGGTATACTTTTTTAGTATGATTACTGTGATGTTGCTTGCTACCAAACTGGTATTGGGTAGCCGCAAATGGTAAATATAATGCTTAAAGTTCGAAAGTGTTTTGGGTGAAAAACAGGGGTGGCCTTAAAGCTCAACGATCACCATCAAACGTCTTCCCGTTCTTTTGTAGGCGTATAAAACACCTCACATTCAGGGTGACGACGTTTAAACCGACGCACCGTTTTGTCAGTCAGGCGGGCATCTTCGCAATACAATAATTGTAGTTTTTTTAGCTTTCTGAGGGGGCGCAAAGTTTTTACATACGTAGAGTTACAGTTGAGCTCTTGTAAAAGGTGCATGCCCTTGAGGTAGTCAAGGCGGTCTATATCGGTCATACTACAGTGCAACACCCGCATGTTTACCAGCTTACGCAAAGGTTTGAGGGAGCTTACGTGGGTATTGTAACACGATAATTTCAGCAAAGAAGTCATCTGCTGGAGGGGCTCCAGACTTAGTATATTGGTAGAGCTACAATCGAGCACCTGTAAGTATTTAAGCTGACTTAAAGGGGTGAGCGTAGCAAGTTGGGCATTGCTGCAATCCAGTTCCTGCAAATAAATTATTTGCTTGAGTTGTGCTTCAGTAGGGCGTCCGGTAAAGTCTATATTTCGGCGAAAAACCTCTTGCCATTCCGGAATCAGGTTGTCCCACCAACTCTGCGACGATTTAAAAATATTTTTCCAATCTGCGGCGATCTTGTTCAGGTCAACCCCAAAACTATTATTAATTTCGGTATTGAAGTT is a window from the Microscilla marina ATCC 23134 genome containing:
- the gldF gene encoding gliding motility-associated ABC transporter permease subunit GldF, producing MLTIFKKEFNSFLSSLIAYIVIIVFLTGIGLFMWVFPSTNVLDYGYADLESLFSLAPYVFMFLIPAITMRTFAEEKKTGTMELLFTRPLTDWDILLGKYLASLALVIFALLPTLIYFFSVYCLGNPVGNIDISGTMGSYFGLILLGAVFTSIGLFASVLTESQIVSFIIALFLCFLFHEGFGYLANVRDTSDFSYYIVQWGISYHYETIRKGLIDSRNLVYFFSMITVMLLATKLVLGSRKW
- a CDS encoding leucine-rich repeat domain-containing protein; this encodes MNNGSNFQNDLKAFWQNFNTEINNSFGVDLNKIAADWKNIFKSSQSWWDNLIPEWQEVFRRNIDFTGRPTEAQLKQIIYLQELDCSNAQLATLTPLSQLKYLQVLDCSSTNILSLEPLQQMTSLLKLSCYNTHVSSLKPLRKLVNMRVLHCSMTDIDRLDYLKGMHLLQELNCNSTYVKTLRPLRKLKKLQLLYCEDARLTDKTVRRFKRRHPECEVFYTPTKEREDV